Part of the Pseudomonas baltica genome is shown below.
GGGCGGTATCGCCGCGGTGGGGCAATTACAGCTATTGCAACCGTTTTTCGGCCTGGCGCTGGCGGCGGGATTGCTGCATGAACAGGTGAGCGCCGGGATGGTCGGGGTGACAGTGGCGGTGATCGTCTGTGTGGCCGGGGCCAGACGGTTTTCGCGCTAGCCAGTGAGTAAACAGTTGGCCCTTGGCGGGCAAGCCTTGCTCCCACAGCGCCAACTACAGCTGCCCCTCGATCGCCGCCTTGTCGACGATCGACCACACCTGCCAGATCTTCCCTTCGCGATACTCGTAAAAAACGTTCTCCGTGAAATACAACCGCTTGCCGTTCACCGCCAAGCCGAGAAACTCGCCCTTGGGTGAGCAATCAAACTCCAGCCGGGCGGCGATGTGGGGTGGATCGCACATCAGCAGGCCGATGTTGAACTGCAGGTCCGGGATGTCGGAAAAGTCCTTTTCGAGCATCTGCCGGTAGCCAGCCACACCCAGCGGCCGGCCGTTGTGATGTACGTCCGGGTCGACGAATTCGCCAAGATGGTCCCAGTCCTGCCGGTTCAGGCAGGCGATGTAACCGTGATAGTGATCGACTAGAACGTGCCTGAGCATCTGAGGATTCCTTATGCAGGGTGTGGCAGGCTTTGGCGCTATCGCAACAACGGCAGGTGCGCAAAAGGGCCCGGCACGTGTGCCCGTCGCAGGTGTAATCGTTGGACGCTGGATGATGGCTAACCGTTCACTAGCAGATGCAGCCCGAGCGCGCCCATCCCGACAAAAAATATCCTCCGAAACCACAACCCATTGATGCGGCCGCGCAGCCATTGCCCCGCCAGCATGCCCAGCAGTGCTGGCACCACCGCCAGTACCGACGCACCCAACTCGGCGGTGCCCAACTGCTGATGCCACAACAGGCCACCCGCCAGCGCCAGGGTCGATACGGTAAACGATAGCCCTAGCGCTTGGACCAACTCGTCACGATGCAACCCCAATGCACCGAGGTACGGCACGGCAGGAATCACGAACACGCCAGTCCCTGCCGATATCGCCCCGGTCAGCAACCCACATAACGGCCCCACCCCTACCTCCCAGCGCCGAGCGATGCGCAGGGCCGGCGCCGCGAGCCCTGCCAGTGCGTAAATCAGCAACGCTGCGCCAAGGGCTCGCGCCATCCCCGTACCGCTGCCGAGCCCGAACCACAGCGTGCCAAGTACCGTACCCAGTACAATCCCCAATTGCATGGGCCACAGGCGCAACCCTACGCTGCGAAAATGCCCGCCGAAGGCCACCTGCCAGATATTGGTCAATGTCGCCGGCACGATCAACAAGGCGGCAGCCTGCACCGGAGCCATAGCCAAACCCAGCAGCCCCATGGAGACGCTAGGCAAGCCCAGGCCAATTACTCCTTTCACCGTGCCTGCGGCGAAGAACGTCGCCAACACCATCAAGGTGAGGGCCAGCCCGAGCTGCTGATAGAATGCGAGGATGTCTGTCATGGCGCTATCCTGCCCGTTCCTGGCACGGCTGAACATCTGCCATATACTGAGTCAGCCTCTTGTCTGGACAGAGCCATGCACTTCGACCTGATTGACCTGCGCTTGTTCATCAACACGCTGGAAGCCGCCAATATCACCGCCGGTGCCGAACGAAGCCACTTGTCCCTGGCAGCGGCCAGCGCGCGGATTCGAGCCATGGAAGCTTCGCTGGGTACGCCGTTGCTCAACCGCACTCGGCGCGGCGTCAACCCGACCCCGGCGGGTTTGGCGCTGGGCCAGCACGCACTGCGCGTACTGCAACAGGTCGACCATCTACAGTTCGACCTCGCCCAATTCGCCCAAGGCAGCCAAGGCCAGGTTCGCCTGTTGTGCAACACCGCCGCGCTGACCGAGTACTTGCCGGAACTGCTGGCGGGATTTCTTCAACGCTTCAGCGGCGTCGACCTTGATGTTCAGGAGCGCCCGAGCCTGCAAAGCGTGCAGGATCTGCGCGATGGCAGGGCCGACCTGGCGATTCTTTCCGACGCGGTCGATACCAGCGGACTACAGACGCTGGCGTTTCGCGACGACCCGCTGGTGCTGATCATGCCCCGTCACCATCCTTTGACCCAGACGCCAAGTCCTGACTTCATTGCCAGCCTCGACCATCGCCACGTCTGCCTCGGCGCCCAAAGCGCCCTGGCGCTGCATCTGGACGAGCAAGCCCGACGCAGCGCTCGACGTTTGGCCGTACGGGTGCGAGCCGAGGGTTTCGACGGTTTGATTCGCATGGTCGCCCATGGCGCAGGGGTCGGCGTAGTGCCCCGCGCGGCGGCCGAGCGCTGCCACGGGCATCTGGATTTCATCATCGAGCCGCTGAGCGAACCGTGGGCCGCGCGCAAGCTTGTGCTTTGCGCTACAGACTTCGCCAGCTTGCCGGGGTATGCCAGGGGGCTCGTTGAATTGCTGCAACAATAGTGAAACGTGGGTGATCTGCTACCCCAGCCCATGCGCATGGACGAAACACAATTTGTTGCCCTCCGGATCGCGGCAATAGGCGCCGTAATAATCCGCGGCATAGTGCGGCCGCAATCCTGGGCCGCCCTCGTCCGTCGCGCCCATGGCCATTGCCGTTTCCCACGCCTTGCGCACCTGCTCCTGAGAGCACGCGGCGAAGCTCACCTGCGTGCCATTGCCGGCCGAGGCTGGCAGACCGTTGAAGGGCAACTGCACGTAGAACTGCGGCCAGGGTTTGCCAGGCGCGTGCCACCC
Proteins encoded:
- a CDS encoding VOC family protein, translating into MFSHIQLGARDLGAMIAFYSAVLPHLGLVRMPDEDDSGPPGAGWHAPGKPWPQFYVQLPFNGLPASAGNGTQVSFAACSQEQVRKAWETAMAMGATDEGGPGLRPHYAADYYGAYCRDPEGNKLCFVHAHGLG
- a CDS encoding LysR substrate-binding domain-containing protein — encoded protein: MHFDLIDLRLFINTLEAANITAGAERSHLSLAAASARIRAMEASLGTPLLNRTRRGVNPTPAGLALGQHALRVLQQVDHLQFDLAQFAQGSQGQVRLLCNTAALTEYLPELLAGFLQRFSGVDLDVQERPSLQSVQDLRDGRADLAILSDAVDTSGLQTLAFRDDPLVLIMPRHHPLTQTPSPDFIASLDHRHVCLGAQSALALHLDEQARRSARRLAVRVRAEGFDGLIRMVAHGAGVGVVPRAAAERCHGHLDFIIEPLSEPWAARKLVLCATDFASLPGYARGLVELLQQ
- a CDS encoding sulfite exporter TauE/SafE family protein, whose product is MTDILAFYQQLGLALTLMVLATFFAAGTVKGVIGLGLPSVSMGLLGLAMAPVQAAALLIVPATLTNIWQVAFGGHFRSVGLRLWPMQLGIVLGTVLGTLWFGLGSGTGMARALGAALLIYALAGLAAPALRIARRWEVGVGPLCGLLTGAISAGTGVFVIPAVPYLGALGLHRDELVQALGLSFTVSTLALAGGLLWHQQLGTAELGASVLAVVPALLGMLAGQWLRGRINGLWFRRIFFVGMGALGLHLLVNG
- a CDS encoding ester cyclase is translated as MLRHVLVDHYHGYIACLNRQDWDHLGEFVDPDVHHNGRPLGVAGYRQMLEKDFSDIPDLQFNIGLLMCDPPHIAARLEFDCSPKGEFLGLAVNGKRLYFTENVFYEYREGKIWQVWSIVDKAAIEGQL